GTCGTGCTGCATCATGCGGGCACACCGCAAGCCGGCGCTTTTTTGAACAGCGGGGCCGAGATCCGGCTCGATGCCGGCGCCCAGCTCAACCTGATTGTGATCGATCAGTCGGGCAGCGGCACGTATGGCGTCGGCCAGATTGCCGCCCAAGGTGCCCGCGACAGTGGGTTGAGGGTGTGGCTGATCGATGCGGGGAGGGGCTGGGTTCGCCGGGAGCTGGAGGTGACGCTTGCCGAACCCGGCGCCACGGCAACGTTGCACGGGCTGGTGCAGGGGCGCGGCCCCTTGCAGGTGGACAACCAGATCGCTATCCGGCACGACGCGCCGCATACCCATAGCACGCAGCAAACCCGCGCGGTGCTGCAGGATCGGTCGCGCGCGGTGTTCGGCGGAGGCGTCGAAGTGGCCAGCGGGGCCCAGGGCATCACCGGGCGCCAGTCCAATGCCACCTTGCTGCTGTCCCGGCGTGCGGAGGTGGTGACGCGACCGGCGCTGGAGATCCTGGCGGACGACGTGCAGTGCAGTCATGGGGCCAGCGTTGGTCAGCTGGATGAAACCGCCCTGTTTTATCTTCAGAGTCGTGGTCTGGATCGCGAGGCGGCCCGTGCCCTGCTCATCGAATCCTTCGCCCGCGCGGCGCTTCCCGGTATGCCGGTTCCATCGATTCTGGATTGGGTATTCGGTCGGACCGAGTCGAGCGTCTTGCCGGATGCAACGGCCTGAGAGAGGTCTGTCATGACAGCATTTCAATCAGCGAGTCTGCCCGATGCCTATGATGTGGCAGGGGTGCGGACGGATTTTCCCATTCTTGACCAGCTCATCCATGGTCAGCGGCTGGTGTATCTGGACAATGCGGCGACGGCGCAGAAGCCGCGCGCGGTACTCGAGGCCATGGATCGCTACTATCGCGAGGCCAATGCCAACGTCCATCGGGGGGTGCATACGCTATCCGAGCGCGCCACGGCCTTGTATGAGGGCGCGCGTGACCGGACCCGGGGATTTCTCAATGCGCGGGAGCGCGAAGAGATCATCTTCGTGCGGGGGACGACCGAAGGCATCAACCTCGTTGCCCAGAGCTATGCCCGTCCGCGTCTGGGGCCGGGCGACGAGATCCTGATCACGCATTTGGAACACCATTCCAATACCGTGCCTTGGCAAATGGTGTGCGAGCAAACGGGCGCGACCCTCAAAGTGGTCCCCATCACTGCGGATGGAGCGGTGGATTTGGCGGCGTTTGAGCAGCTGCTGGGGCCGAAAACCCGCATTTTCGCCGTGGCGCACGTATCCAACGCACTGGGCACGGTCAATCCGGTTGCGGAGATGACGGCGCGGGCGCGGACCGCCGGTGCGGTGGTGCTGATCGACGGCGCCCAGGGCGTTCCTCATCAGCTCGTCGATGTGCAGGCCCTGGATTGCGATTTCTACGCTTTTTCTGCGCACAAGCTCTATGGCCCAACCGGGATCGGCGTGCTCTACGGCCGCCGCGAGTTGCTCGAATCGATGCCCCCCTGGCAGGGCGGAGGCGACATGATCCGCACCGTGCGCTTCGCCGGCAGCACGTGGAACGACCTGCCCTACAAGTTCGAGGCGGGCACGCCTGCGATCGCCGAAGCCGTGGGGATGGGCGCAGCGATGGATTATGTGGCCGCACTCGGGCTTGAACGCATTGCGGTGCATGAGGCCGACCTGCTGAGCTATGCCGTGGCTCAACTGGCCGAGATCGACGGCTTGCGCTTCATCGGTACCGCGCCGGTACGTGCCGGTGTAGTGTCGTTCGTGCTGGACGGCGTTCATCCCCATGATCTGGGGACCATTCTCGATCATGCCGGAGTGGCGATTCGGGCAGGGCACCACTGCGCGATGCCGGTCATGGAGTTCTACGGCGTGCCGGCAACGGCACGTGCTTCTTTTGCCTGTTACAACACCCGTGCCGACGTCGATGCCCTGGTAAAGGCATTGCGTGGCGCGACGGAACTGTTCGGGGGGCGACGTTGATGGATTTGCGCGAGCTGTATCAGGACGTCATCGTCGATCACAATCGCAATCCGCGCAATTTTCACCCGCTCGAAGGCGCGGTTCGGATCGCCGAGGGATACAACCCGTTGTGCGGCGATAAGTTGTCCGTATATGCCCGCATCGACGATGGGCGCATTACGGATGTCAGTTTCGTCGGCAGTGGTTGCGCCATTTCGACGGCATCGGCCAGCCTCATGACCGAGGCGGTCAAGGGCAAGACCGTAGCGGAAGCGGAAGCGTTGTTCGCGGATATGCATGAGTTGCTGACCGGCAAGACAGCGGCCGATGCGGGCCGTCTGGGCAAGCTGGCGGCGCTGGCGGGCGTCAAGGACTATCCGGCTCGGGTCAAGTGCGCCACGCTGTCGTGGCATACGTTGCATGCGGCATTGCAGGGTGACCTGACCCCTGTGCGGACGGAGTGAGGGCGCCATGTACTCGCAACAAGCCGACTACGCTACGCTGTCCCGGGATTGTCTGGGCGTGCTGATTCCAGCGGGGGATACGGTGGTGCTCCCGGAAGGCGCCGATGTCCGCATCACGCAGGCGCTGGGTGGCAGCTTTACCGTGTATTACGGCGGCAATCTGGTGCGAATCGCCGGCAAGGATGCCGATGCGCTGGGCCGCGAAGTACCAGCCGGTCCGGAGTTGCCGGAGGATGCCGATGATGCGGCCGTGGAATCCTGCATCGAGGATCAGCTCAAGACGTGTTTCGACCCCGAGATTCCGATCAACATCGTCGATCTGGGATTGATCTACGACCGGATGGTGGAGGTGCTCCCGGAAGGTGGGCGTGCCGTACATATCCGCATGACCCTGACGGCGCCCGGCTGCGGCATGGGCGACATTCTGGCTGATGAAGTGCGTGCCAAGGTGGCTGCCGTGCCGACGGTGAAACGGGTGAGCGTGGAGCTCACCTTTGATCCGCCCTGGGATCAGAGCCGCATGTCCGAAGCGGCACGATTGCAGACCGGGATGTACTGAGCGGATGCCGGCCACCCCCTGGCAATACGCGCGGCTGGTATGTGGGGACCGGTATGTGGAACTGCGATTGCAGCGGGACCTGTTCGGCTGGGTGGTCACCCGCACCGCCGGTGATCTCAAGCGCGGGTCTGGCGAATTCAAGACCATGCCCTGCGCAGACTATCCCGAGGCGATCCATCAGTGGAACCATGAGGTGCGCGCCCGCAAGCGGCGGGGGTACGTTCCGGCCGAGTCCGCAGCCGCCGTCGAGCCCCGCTCCTGAGCTGCGCCGGCCACCCGGACGGTGCGACAATCTGTCACATTCCGCTGATCGACGCTCGCCGATAGACTGATCCGCGACGCTTTCCGGTGTTCGCAGAAAAATCACAACGCGAGAGATTCTTCATGTTCGAGTACTTGCCGCCTGTTTCCCGATCTTTCAATCGCCCCTTGTGCCTGCTCGGTTTGATGGCCGGCGCCGGCCTTGCCCAGGCGCATGACGACTGGCAGGGCGCCCGCGCCGACGCCCATGCACCCATTGGCGTCATGGGCGATCACGTTCACAAGGCGGGCGAATGGATGGTGGGCTACCGCTACATGCCCATGCATCAGGAAGGCCTGCTGGATGGGTCGGATTCGGTCTCCAAGCAGGAGACCTACAGCAGCGAGGCCGCGGGTGGCTACGGCTATCACAACGCCCCGAAAGACATGGACATGGCCATGCACATGGTCGAGGTGATGTACGCCCCGACCGATCGCTGGACGCTGATGGCCATGATCCCCTATGTCACGATGGACATGAGTTCCGAGCTGCACAGCCATGGCGATCATCCGCCTGTGCCCTTCGATATGGAATCCGACGGAATCGGAGATGTGTCGCTCTCCGCGATGTTCCGCATCACGCCGGTGGCCAGCGCGCACCAGGCCATCGCCAGTCTGGGGCTCAGTGTTCCGACCGGCAGCATCACCGAGAAGGACGACATGCCCCATGGCGAGCACGGCGCGCCAGTAGCCATGCGTCTGGAGTATCCCATGCAGCTCGGCTCAGGGACCTACGATCTGAAGCCCGGCCTGACCTATGTCGGTCAGGGTGAGCGCTGGTCCTGGGGTGGGCAAGGCATCGCCACCCTTCGCACCGGCGAGAACGATGAGGGTTATACCCTCGGAAACCGCACCGATCTCACGGGCTGGATCGCCTATGGCTGGACTCCTGCGGTGAGCACTTCCCTGCGCCTGGCCTTTGCCACCTGGGGCAATATCGATGGCCAGGACGAGCGGATTTCGCCCACCATGTCACCGGCTGCCGATCCGCGTGCCCAGGGCGGCGAGCGGGCCGATGTCGGTATCGGTGTCAATTTTTATGCCCCCGAAGGCCTCTTGCAGGGCCATCGGTTGGGGATTGAAGTCCTCTTGCCGGTCGCCCAGCGTCTGGACGGCCCGCAATTGGAGACGGACTGGTCAGCCGTTCTGGGCTGGCAGTACGCCTTTTGATGTAACCCTCTCAGCCTCTTGTTGCCTGATGTTGCGCCGGGAGTTTCCCGGCGTTTTTTTAGGTCTCGTTCCACAGCCCGAGCGCGGGTGGCGCCCAATCCCAATAGACTTGCTGGATCAGGTAGGGATGGGGATGTTGGCGCAGGTGATGGCGCATCAGCGTGATGGGTACGATGCGCGGTACGTGGCCGACGCGGTAGGCCTCGATCGCGTGGGTGAGCTCGGCCTTGTCCGGGGCGCCCAGTTGCTTTTTGAGATAGCCCATGGCGTGGTAGAGGACGTTCGCATGGCGCTTGCGCGTCGCGCGATAGTGCAATGTGTGCATGAATCCGGTGCCATAGTGATCCACCGTCTGCGCAAGGGGTGCTTCGGCGAGCTGGGCGATCAGGCGACCCAGAATGCGCAGATGCGCACTGCCGTGCGCCATGAGCTGGAGCTTGTGGCGGGTGTGAAACTGCACCAGGGCTTCTGCCGTTGCTCCGGCTGCAAGTAGATCCTGCCAGTCGCGATAGGCAACGACGCGCTCGATGAAGTTTTCCCGTAGGGCGGCATCTTTCAGTCGACCTTCTTCTTCCGCGGGAAGGAGCGGCAAGGCTTCGAGGAGGGCATCGGCGTACACGCCGCGCCCCATACGGGACGCCTTCCCGTCCGGATCGTAGATCTTGACACGCTCCACACCGCAGCTCGGCGAGCGGGCCTTGAAAATATAGCCACTGAGATCGTGTGCGGTTGACGCGATCCGCTGTCCCATTGCGGACAACGCTGAGGTGACATCGAGCGTGGGGTCTCGCGCCCCCAGCACGCGCAGGGCTGCCCCCTCCTGCACCAGTCGCAGCGGCGGACGCGGAGTCCCCAGGCCGATCGCCATTTCCGGGCAGATGGGGCGAAAATCGAAATGGGGGGAGAGTTTCTCGAGAATGTAGCGGTCGCGCTTGTGGCCTCCATTGTAGCGGACGGGTTCGCCCAGCAGGCATGCGCTGATGCCTAGTGTGAGGCGGGGCGTGGGAGGGACCGGATCACATGTCATGACGGATGCCCCACTGCTGTGCTTCTCCCGGGTGCGGGAGTCGTACGTGAAAGATCTGCGTTAAGATGGCCAATTTGGTCCGGTTGACGATCGGGGTCGCGGGGCCTGGGGCGTGCGCTGCCCGCTGGACGCATGGGGGAACCCGGATGAACGCCGCACAATGGGTGAAAATGCTCGACCTCGCGCCGCATCCCGAGGGTGGATATTTTCGCCGAACCAGCACCAGTGGGCGGACATTTCGGCGCGACGACGGCGCGACGCGGCCCCTGATGACCGCGATCTACTATTTGCTCACGGCCGATCGGCCGTTGGGAAAACTGCATCGCAATCAGTCCGATATCATTCATTTTTTTCATAGCGGCGACCCGATTGTCTATTGGCTATTGTTTCCGGACGGGCGGCTCGAGCGTCATCTTCTGGGGCCGGATCCGTTGGTGGGACATCGATTGCAGTTGACGGTTCCCGGTGGTATCTGGAAGGCGAGCGTGCTGGAGGCGGGTGATCACGGGTTGATCAGCGAAGCTGTAGCGCCTGGATTCGATCCGGTGGACCGCGAAATGGCGGATGCAGGTCTGATCGAACGTCTGTTTCCCGCGCACTGGCCTCAGCTTTCTTATTTGGTTGGCCGGGGTGGATCATGAGCCAGATGCAGCCAGAGGACGTGTTGGCGGCGGGCGTGGACGCGCTGGGGGTGCCGGTATCGCCCGGCGTTCAGGCAAGCCTGCTCGCGTTCCTGCGCATGCTGGTTGAGTGGAACGGGGCCTATAATCTGACCGCCGTCCGGGATCCTGTGGAGATGGTTAGCCGCCATCTTCTGGATAGTCTGACGGTCTTGCCGCATCTGTGCGGCAACAGCGTCGCCGATGTGGGGAGTGGTGCCGGTCTGCCCGGGATTCCGCTGGCAATCGCTGATCCGAAACGCCGTGTCGTGTTACTGGAGAGCAACGGCAAGAAGGTGCGCTTCCTGCGCCATGTCGTCGGCCGGCTTGGTTTGTCGCAGGTGAGTGTGATTCAGGCGCGTGCGGAGTCGACCCGTCTTTCGCCGCCGGTGGACACCGTCGTCGCGAGGGCGGTGGCCGATTTGGCGACGCTTTGTGACTACGCTCGGCGGCTGGGTGTTGCCGATGTCCGTATGGTCGCCATGAAAGGGCCGGATGTGACGGCGGAGCTGGCGACGCTGCCGGCTGATTTTGTCGTGCAGGCGGTCCTGCCGGTGGTGGTGCCGGGCTTGGAGGCGCAACGGCATTTGATCTGTTTGCAACGGACGAGCGAGCAGCGTATTGAAATCAGAGATCAATGAGGAACGGGGCGTGGGCCGCATAATCGCAATCGCCAATCAGAAGGGCGGCGTGGGGAAAACCACGACCACCGTCAATTTGGCGGCGGCCTTGGCCCTGGCGCGCCAGCGAGTGCTTCTGATCGACATGGATCCGCAGGGTAATGCGACGGTCGGTTGCGGTCTGTCTGCCGAGAATGGGCCGGCAACCGTGTGCGAGGTCCTGCTGGGTGAGTGTGCCTTGCGTGAGGCTTTGCAGCACGCCGATAAATCGGGGTTTCATGTGCTTGCCGCCTCGGGTGACCTGACTGCGGCGGAGGTGGGGCTGTTGGCCGAAAGCAGCCGCGAGCGCGCTTTGGCGCGTGCACTCGATGATGCCAGTGAGGCGTTCGACTACGTATTGATCGATTGTCCGCCGTCACTCAACTTACTGACGGTCAATGCGCTGGTCGCCGCACAAGGCGTCTTGATTCCGATGCAATGTGAATATTACGCACTGGAAGGACTCAAGGCCTTGTTGGGTACCGTCGAAGGCGTACGCCGTGGCCTCAACCCCACGTTGGAGATCGAGGGCCTGCTGCGCACCATGTTCGATCCGCGCAACCGGCTTGCGCGCGATGTGTCCGAGCAGTTGCTGCGTCATTTCGGGGACCGGGTTTATCGCAGCATCGTGCCGCGCAACGTGCGGCTGGCCGAGGCGCCGAGCTATGGCATGCCCTGTGTGTTGCTCGACCGCAGTGCGCAAGGAAGTGCGGCTTATCTGGCATTGGCCGGGGAAATGCTGCGCCGTCATGGCCGGAGTCGGTCGCAGCCGGTCAACGCGCTGGAGGGTCCATTGCTATGAATCGCAAACGAGGTCTGGGGCGGGGTTTGGATGCCCTGCTCGGTGGTGTCGCCATGGCCGGTCCGGCTGCGCCCGACGAATCCTTGGCGCATCTCCCGGTGGAGCGCCTGCAACGGGGACGCTATCAGCCACGGTTGCACATGGACGCCGAGGCGCTGAGCGAATTGGCCGAATCGATTCAAACCCAGGGCGTCGTGCAGCCGATCGTCGTGCGTCCGGTCGAAAACGGTTACGAAATCATCGCCGGAGAACGGCGCTGGCGTGCGGCCCAGATGGCGGGATTGCGTGAAGTACCTTGTGTCGTGCGGGAGGTCCCCGATCAGGCGGCGATGGCGATCGGACTGATCGAGAATATTCAGCGTGAAGATCTCAATCCCATGGAAGAAGCGGGGGCGCTGGCGCGGCTGCAGCACGAATTTTCGCTCACCCATGAACAGATCGCTGCTACCGTCGGACGATCCCGGGTTGCCGTCACCAATCTCCTGCGTCTGAACGAACTGGAGCCACCGGTTCGCAAACTTCTGGAAGACGGGAAGCTGGAAATGGGCCACGGGCGGGCCCTGCTGGGGCTCAAGGGTGGGGCACAGTGCGAGGCCGCAGCGCAGGTATTCAAACGCAAACTCACCGTGCGTCAGACCGAAGCGCTGGTGCGGCGCATGCTGCAGCCCCAGGCGGCTGAGAAGACCCCAGACCCCAATGTCATGCGGCTGGAGCGATCGTTATCCGAACGTCTGGGGACGGCCGTCACCGTCCAAGACCGTGGCGGCAAGGGCGTAATTCGCATCGATTATCATTCTCTTGAGCAGCTAGATAGCCTGCTTGGGTTTCTGGGGCACGATCCGGAAGACCGTTTTCGGCATTGACCCATTCGGACGCGCTCTTTATACTTGCCGCGCTTTTGAGGGTGGCCGGATGAACCTGTCCTGCTACGCTTAAGCGACGAGCGAGGCTCCCAAGTCTTTGAGTGGTGCAGTGGTCGGTCGGCTTTTTCGGTGGCAAGCAGTCGTAACGCTGGGCGTTGCCGCACTGGCCTACATGTTCGGAGGCTGGCCTGCCGTTGCGGCGGCAGTTATGGGCGGATCCGCCAATCTTCTGGCCGTGACCGTATTCGCCGTGCGAATGGCACTGTTGCCGCCGGATGCATCACCTCAGCGCCGGCTCGCTGCCTTGGTGCGCGCCGAAGCGGTGAAGTGGGGGATCAGCATCGGTCTTTTCGCGGGTGCCGCGCTGGTTTTCCCGGAGCATTTCTTGGTGCTCATTGTGGCGTTCATGGCAACAACGGGTGTTTACTGGGTCTCCCTCCTGTGGGAGGTTCCCGAGGATAGACAGCAAAGGGGTTGATTGGTTCATGGCCAGCGCTGAACATACCGCTCACTCTCCCCAGGAGTACGTGACGCACCACTTGACCGGGTGGACCGCAGGGGAAGGTTTCTGGACCTTCAACATCGATACGCTGCTGATGTCTGCCGTGCTCGGGGCTCTGCTGGTCGTCACCTTTGCGATCGCTGCCCGCCGGGCGACCGTCGGTGTTCCGGGGCCGCTCCAGAACATGGTCGAGTCCGTTATCGAATTCATCGAAGGCGTCGTGCATGAAACCTTCCATGGTGAAAGTCGTCTCATTGCGCCCTTGGCGCTGACGATTTTCTGTCTGGTTCTGTTGTGGAATACGATGGACCTGATTCCGGTTGACTTCTTCCCGATGATTGCCGGCTGGTTCGGCGTGGAATATTTCCGCCCTGTGCCTTCGGCTGACATGAGCGCCACCTTCGGGCTGTCGTTTACGGTGTTCCTGCTGATCATCATCTACAGTATCAAGGGCAAGGGTGTCGGCGGCTATCTGGAAGAGCTGCTATTCCACCCGTTCGGTAAATACTTGGTGCCGTTCAATCTGATTCTGAATGCCGTAGAACTGCTTGCCAAGCCGCTGTCTCTCGGGCTGCGACTGTTCGGCAACCTCTATGCCGGCGAACTGATTTTTGTCTTGATTGCCCTGCTGCCTTGGTGGGCGCAGTGGGGGCCCGGCGGTGCCTGGGCCATCTTCCATCTCCTGGTCATCCCGTTGCAGGCGTTCATTTTCATGACCCTCACGGTGGTGTACCTGGGTATGGCCCACGCCAAGCATTAATCCCTTTGGCTCACACTGCTTATTCCTGAACTAGGAGGAATGATGGAAGCTCTCATCGCCCAGATCCAGGCCAATACCGTCTTGACGGTCGGCATCATTTTCGGTCTCGCCGCAGTTGGCACCGCAATTGGTTTCGCCCTGCTGGGCGGCAAGTTCCTCGAAGGTGTAGCCCGTCAGCCTGAACTGGCCGGCATGCTGCAAACCCGCATGTTCATCATTGCGGGTCTTCTGGACGCCGTCTCCATTATCGGCGTGGCCATGGGCCTTTTGATGATGTTCGCCAATCCGTTCCTGGCCGCGCTGGGCTGAATTGCCCAGCCTCGCCGACTGTTTTTGGTTAGAACACGAATCGCGGAGAATTTATCGTGGGCATCAACGCCACTCTGATCGGCCAGATGATCACCTTCGGGTTGTTCGTGTGGTTCATGATGAAGTTCGTCTGGCCGCCCTTGACTCAAGCCATGCAGGAGCGTCAGCGGCGCATCGCCGAGGGGCTGGCTGCGGCTGAACAAGGCAATACACAGCTGGAGCGCTCCCGACAGGAGATCGAAAGCACGCTGCAGGCTGCACGCCAGCAGGCCGCCGAAATTCTGGCTCAGGCGAATCGCCGCGGTACCGAGATGGTTGAGCAGGCCAAGCTGGCTGCCAAGGAAGAAGGTGAGCGTCAAATCCGCTCTGCCGAAGCCTTGATTGCGCAGGAAGTTGCGCAGGCTCGTGAAGCGCTGCGCCGTGAGGTGGCTGATCTGGCCACGACGGGCGCTGGCCGGATTCTCAAGCGTGAAATCGATCCGGCCGCCCACCGTGATCTGGTGGACGACTTGGTCGGCCAGATCTGATTGGGGGTTCGATGTCCGATGTAACCACGATGGCGCGGCCGTATGCCAAAGCCGTGATCGATCTGGCGCGCGAAAGCGGCGAATCATTGGCGGACTGGCAGAATCGGTTGGATCTTCTGGCCGCTCTGGTTATCTATCCGCCGATTCGGCAGGCGCTTGAAAATCCGCGGCAAACCGCTGACCAACACCGGCAGCTGATCAGTGACGCGTTGGGTCCCGAGCTGGGTCCTCAAGGTATCAATCTGGTCAGTCTCTTGGTGGAGAATGGCCGGTTGCTGCTGGCGCCGCAGATTGCAGAAGTGTTCAGCGCTTTGCGTGCAGAGGCGGAAGGCTCGGTAGACGCAGAGATCATCACCGCCGTGGCCTTGGATCCCGAGCAGGAACGACGGATCGTGGATTCGTTGGCAAAGCGGCTTGGGC
This window of the Candidatus Macondimonas diazotrophica genome carries:
- the sufD gene encoding Fe-S cluster assembly protein SufD, producing the protein MSEAAGDAVRAYLDQYAAGASPIPELAERGAVHLAAAGLPGTSTERWRYSDPERLLACRFPLADAAPAVPESSTLPQLSGAIRRVWIGGCPAPALDVGTVPAGVQLEQLETGGGDIGGQLPPERDGFAALNALGFRHGASLALDAGVALADPVHLLWWSAADHPAFTAHPRVSIRLGEQASATVVLHHAGTPQAGAFLNSGAEIRLDAGAQLNLIVIDQSGSGTYGVGQIAAQGARDSGLRVWLIDAGRGWVRRELEVTLAEPGATATLHGLVQGRGPLQVDNQIAIRHDAPHTHSTQQTRAVLQDRSRAVFGGGVEVASGAQGITGRQSNATLLLSRRAEVVTRPALEILADDVQCSHGASVGQLDETALFYLQSRGLDREAARALLIESFARAALPGMPVPSILDWVFGRTESSVLPDATA
- a CDS encoding cysteine desulfurase, with protein sequence MTAFQSASLPDAYDVAGVRTDFPILDQLIHGQRLVYLDNAATAQKPRAVLEAMDRYYREANANVHRGVHTLSERATALYEGARDRTRGFLNAREREEIIFVRGTTEGINLVAQSYARPRLGPGDEILITHLEHHSNTVPWQMVCEQTGATLKVVPITADGAVDLAAFEQLLGPKTRIFAVAHVSNALGTVNPVAEMTARARTAGAVVLIDGAQGVPHQLVDVQALDCDFYAFSAHKLYGPTGIGVLYGRRELLESMPPWQGGGDMIRTVRFAGSTWNDLPYKFEAGTPAIAEAVGMGAAMDYVAALGLERIAVHEADLLSYAVAQLAEIDGLRFIGTAPVRAGVVSFVLDGVHPHDLGTILDHAGVAIRAGHHCAMPVMEFYGVPATARASFACYNTRADVDALVKALRGATELFGGRR
- the sufU gene encoding Fe-S cluster assembly sulfur transfer protein SufU, which gives rise to MDLRELYQDVIVDHNRNPRNFHPLEGAVRIAEGYNPLCGDKLSVYARIDDGRITDVSFVGSGCAISTASASLMTEAVKGKTVAEAEALFADMHELLTGKTAADAGRLGKLAALAGVKDYPARVKCATLSWHTLHAALQGDLTPVRTE
- the sufT gene encoding putative Fe-S cluster assembly protein SufT; amino-acid sequence: MYSQQADYATLSRDCLGVLIPAGDTVVLPEGADVRITQALGGSFTVYYGGNLVRIAGKDADALGREVPAGPELPEDADDAAVESCIEDQLKTCFDPEIPINIVDLGLIYDRMVEVLPEGGRAVHIRMTLTAPGCGMGDILADEVRAKVAAVPTVKRVSVELTFDPPWDQSRMSEAARLQTGMY
- a CDS encoding YbgA family protein, with protein sequence MTCDPVPPTPRLTLGISACLLGEPVRYNGGHKRDRYILEKLSPHFDFRPICPEMAIGLGTPRPPLRLVQEGAALRVLGARDPTLDVTSALSAMGQRIASTAHDLSGYIFKARSPSCGVERVKIYDPDGKASRMGRGVYADALLEALPLLPAEEEGRLKDAALRENFIERVVAYRDWQDLLAAGATAEALVQFHTRHKLQLMAHGSAHLRILGRLIAQLAEAPLAQTVDHYGTGFMHTLHYRATRKRHANVLYHAMGYLKKQLGAPDKAELTHAIEAYRVGHVPRIVPITLMRHHLRQHPHPYLIQQVYWDWAPPALGLWNET
- a CDS encoding cupin domain-containing protein — encoded protein: MNAAQWVKMLDLAPHPEGGYFRRTSTSGRTFRRDDGATRPLMTAIYYLLTADRPLGKLHRNQSDIIHFFHSGDPIVYWLLFPDGRLERHLLGPDPLVGHRLQLTVPGGIWKASVLEAGDHGLISEAVAPGFDPVDREMADAGLIERLFPAHWPQLSYLVGRGGS
- the rsmG gene encoding 16S rRNA (guanine(527)-N(7))-methyltransferase RsmG, with the protein product MSQMQPEDVLAAGVDALGVPVSPGVQASLLAFLRMLVEWNGAYNLTAVRDPVEMVSRHLLDSLTVLPHLCGNSVADVGSGAGLPGIPLAIADPKRRVVLLESNGKKVRFLRHVVGRLGLSQVSVIQARAESTRLSPPVDTVVARAVADLATLCDYARRLGVADVRMVAMKGPDVTAELATLPADFVVQAVLPVVVPGLEAQRHLICLQRTSEQRIEIRDQ
- a CDS encoding ParA family protein, which produces MGRIIAIANQKGGVGKTTTTVNLAAALALARQRVLLIDMDPQGNATVGCGLSAENGPATVCEVLLGECALREALQHADKSGFHVLAASGDLTAAEVGLLAESSRERALARALDDASEAFDYVLIDCPPSLNLLTVNALVAAQGVLIPMQCEYYALEGLKALLGTVEGVRRGLNPTLEIEGLLRTMFDPRNRLARDVSEQLLRHFGDRVYRSIVPRNVRLAEAPSYGMPCVLLDRSAQGSAAYLALAGEMLRRHGRSRSQPVNALEGPLL
- a CDS encoding ParB/RepB/Spo0J family partition protein, with the translated sequence MNRKRGLGRGLDALLGGVAMAGPAAPDESLAHLPVERLQRGRYQPRLHMDAEALSELAESIQTQGVVQPIVVRPVENGYEIIAGERRWRAAQMAGLREVPCVVREVPDQAAMAIGLIENIQREDLNPMEEAGALARLQHEFSLTHEQIAATVGRSRVAVTNLLRLNELEPPVRKLLEDGKLEMGHGRALLGLKGGAQCEAAAQVFKRKLTVRQTEALVRRMLQPQAAEKTPDPNVMRLERSLSERLGTAVTVQDRGGKGVIRIDYHSLEQLDSLLGFLGHDPEDRFRH
- a CDS encoding ATP synthase subunit I; translated protein: MVGRLFRWQAVVTLGVAALAYMFGGWPAVAAAVMGGSANLLAVTVFAVRMALLPPDASPQRRLAALVRAEAVKWGISIGLFAGAALVFPEHFLVLIVAFMATTGVYWVSLLWEVPEDRQQRG
- the atpB gene encoding F0F1 ATP synthase subunit A produces the protein MASAEHTAHSPQEYVTHHLTGWTAGEGFWTFNIDTLLMSAVLGALLVVTFAIAARRATVGVPGPLQNMVESVIEFIEGVVHETFHGESRLIAPLALTIFCLVLLWNTMDLIPVDFFPMIAGWFGVEYFRPVPSADMSATFGLSFTVFLLIIIYSIKGKGVGGYLEELLFHPFGKYLVPFNLILNAVELLAKPLSLGLRLFGNLYAGELIFVLIALLPWWAQWGPGGAWAIFHLLVIPLQAFIFMTLTVVYLGMAHAKH
- the atpE gene encoding F0F1 ATP synthase subunit C, producing MEALIAQIQANTVLTVGIIFGLAAVGTAIGFALLGGKFLEGVARQPELAGMLQTRMFIIAGLLDAVSIIGVAMGLLMMFANPFLAALG
- a CDS encoding F0F1 ATP synthase subunit B encodes the protein MGINATLIGQMITFGLFVWFMMKFVWPPLTQAMQERQRRIAEGLAAAEQGNTQLERSRQEIESTLQAARQQAAEILAQANRRGTEMVEQAKLAAKEEGERQIRSAEALIAQEVAQAREALRREVADLATTGAGRILKREIDPAAHRDLVDDLVGQI
- a CDS encoding F0F1 ATP synthase subunit delta; amino-acid sequence: MSDVTTMARPYAKAVIDLARESGESLADWQNRLDLLAALVIYPPIRQALENPRQTADQHRQLISDALGPELGPQGINLVSLLVENGRLLLAPQIAEVFSALRAEAEGSVDAEIITAVALDPEQERRIVDSLAKRLGRRINLKTRIDDSLVGGAIIRAGDLVIDGSVRSQLERLSRALVH